Proteins from a single region of Dysosmobacter acutus:
- a CDS encoding EamA family transporter: MAAVIVVGTILSFSLFMQGIGDIGPVRSAMLATTEPVSATLFSFLFLRTRFSATDLMGFACIIAMILVLSKTNEEKTPAA, translated from the coding sequence GTGGCCGCCGTGATCGTGGTGGGCACCATCTTGTCCTTCTCCCTGTTCATGCAGGGGATCGGGGACATCGGGCCCGTCCGCTCGGCTATGCTGGCCACCACCGAGCCGGTCAGCGCCACCCTCTTTTCCTTCCTCTTTCTGAGAACCCGGTTTTCCGCCACGGACCTCATGGGCTTTGCCTGCATCATCGCCATGATTCTGGTCCTGTCGAAGACCAATGAAGAAAAAACGCCTGCGGCATAA
- a CDS encoding radical SAM protein, producing the protein MRYYGKVFRPPSEAYSLIVQVTYGCSHNTCAFCDMYREKRFALRPLKEVLEDFDMARSSYREVKRIFLADGDALVRRAADMEAILDRIAELFPECERVTCYASPSSIQIRTEEELATLRRKGLAMVYMGLESGSDQVLTRMCKGHTAAEIIEAGKKVRRCGIALSVTAISGLGGPELLESHAVETAKALSAMNPEYIGLLTLMVEEGTPLQQWVNEGSFHLLTTEQVLKETKLLVEHLDSPGSVFRMNHASNYLMLRGTLNQDKEAMLTEIRRAMSDASRLRPEWFRAL; encoded by the coding sequence ATGCGCTATTACGGTAAAGTTTTCCGGCCGCCCTCCGAGGCCTACAGCCTCATCGTCCAGGTCACCTATGGATGCAGCCACAACACCTGCGCCTTCTGCGACATGTACCGGGAAAAGCGCTTTGCCCTGCGGCCTTTAAAGGAGGTCCTGGAGGACTTCGACATGGCCCGCAGCTCCTACCGGGAGGTCAAGCGGATTTTTCTGGCCGACGGAGACGCGCTGGTGCGCCGGGCCGCGGACATGGAGGCTATTTTGGACCGGATCGCGGAGCTCTTTCCGGAGTGCGAACGGGTCACCTGCTACGCCTCTCCCTCCAGCATTCAAATCCGCACGGAGGAGGAGCTGGCCACGCTGCGCCGGAAGGGGCTGGCCATGGTCTATATGGGACTGGAATCCGGCAGCGACCAGGTGCTGACCAGGATGTGCAAGGGCCATACCGCCGCGGAGATCATCGAGGCGGGGAAGAAGGTGCGCCGCTGCGGCATTGCGCTCTCGGTGACGGCCATCTCTGGCCTGGGCGGCCCGGAGCTTTTGGAGTCTCACGCGGTGGAGACGGCAAAGGCGCTCAGCGCCATGAATCCGGAGTATATCGGCCTTTTGACGCTTATGGTGGAGGAGGGGACTCCTCTTCAGCAGTGGGTAAATGAAGGCAGCTTCCATCTGCTGACCACGGAGCAGGTCCTTAAGGAGACGAAGCTGCTGGTGGAACATCTGGACAGTCCAGGCAGTGTGTTCCGGATGAACCACGCCTCCAATTATCTGATGCTGCGGGGAACGCTGAATCAGGATAAAGAGGCCATGCTGACGGAAATCCGCCGGGCTATGTCGGATGCATCCAGGCTGCGCCCCGAGTGGTTCCGCGCCCTGTGA